Proteins from a genomic interval of Bacteroidota bacterium:
- a CDS encoding twin-arginine translocase TatA/TatE family subunit, giving the protein MQEQYAIFGLGTPEVVLIVILALVLFGGKKIPELMRGIGQGVREFNSAKANIKTEIEEGMKNKPATTNETKEKEEEKA; this is encoded by the coding sequence ATGCAAGAACAATATGCAATATTCGGTTTAGGAACTCCCGAAGTGGTGTTAATCGTGATATTGGCTTTGGTACTTTTTGGAGGCAAAAAAATTCCTGAGCTGATGCGTGGTATTGGGCAAGGTGTCCGGGAGTTTAATTCGGCTAAAGCCAACATCAAGACGGAAATAGAAGAGGGAATGAAAAACAAACCAGCCACCACCAACGAAACCAAAGAGAAAGAGGAAGAGAAAGCCTGA
- a CDS encoding type II toxin-antitoxin system RelE/ParE family toxin, translating to MKFRIIATEPFEKQFKNLYWKYPSLKKELEWLVNGLETIPKQGTSLGADCFKIRIAIKSKGQGKSGGGRIITCVKIVHKTVYLVALYDKSEQESLSDERLHHLLKAARLI from the coding sequence ATGAAGTTTAGGATAATTGCTACCGAGCCTTTCGAAAAACAGTTTAAAAATCTTTATTGGAAATATCCTTCTCTGAAAAAAGAATTGGAGTGGCTTGTAAATGGGCTTGAAACTATTCCTAAGCAAGGCACTTCTCTTGGTGCCGATTGTTTTAAGATTAGAATAGCTATCAAATCCAAAGGTCAAGGTAAGAGTGGAGGTGGACGGATAATCACCTGTGTTAAAATCGTTCATAAAACGGTTTATCTCGTCGCTTTGTACGATAAATCGGAACAGGAGTCTCTTTCTGATGAAAGGCTACATCATTTACTTAAAGCCGCAAGGCTGATTTAA
- a CDS encoding fibronectin type III domain-containing protein gives MKLKMGFIGLSVPSVIERSRLITGAMTGNVNFPTPDPTLADVVTATDALEVSYNASRTDSVEMAIMRLRLMDLMNLIRKLAAYVQATSGGNEESILSSRFDVVYRGAPLGPVGQVLNLRIKPGSVPGSIRVLWNSVVGAGAYQVQISTTNVPDSFQLVRIAIRTNADLNGLIPGDVYFIRIGAVGRDEYGAWSDVGTVNARIS, from the coding sequence ATGAAATTGAAAATGGGATTTATAGGATTGAGCGTGCCTTCAGTAATTGAGCGCTCCAGATTGATAACAGGGGCTATGACGGGAAATGTGAATTTCCCGACTCCCGACCCCACCCTTGCAGACGTGGTCACTGCTACAGATGCGTTGGAAGTATCGTATAACGCATCGCGTACCGACTCGGTGGAAATGGCCATCATGCGACTTCGGCTCATGGATTTGATGAACCTCATCCGCAAACTGGCAGCCTACGTACAGGCTACTTCGGGAGGAAATGAGGAAAGCATTTTGTCAAGCCGCTTTGATGTAGTCTATCGCGGTGCCCCTCTGGGCCCGGTGGGTCAGGTGTTAAACCTGCGGATTAAGCCGGGCAGTGTTCCGGGAAGTATTCGGGTTCTTTGGAACTCGGTAGTAGGTGCCGGAGCCTATCAGGTGCAGATTTCGACTACCAATGTTCCGGATTCGTTTCAGTTGGTGCGCATTGCAATACGCACTAACGCAGATTTGAACGGACTGATTCCCGGAGACGTTTACTTCATCCGCATCGGGGCTGTAGGCCGCGATGAATACGGAGCCTGGAGTGACGTAGGCACGGTGAACGCCAGAATATCTTAA